TATCTTTTACAAACAAAACGCCACTCAATATTTCCTTATTTTGGTTTCTGACATAACATAAGGTTGTCATATTCTTATTGTTTAAAACATCAAACAAATTTTTGAGTATTGGCTTTGCTTCTTTAGAAATTCCATCTTCTAAAAAAACGCTTCTTTCAAAAAAGGTATAAAGTAAATCTATATCACTGCTTTCCAAAACCTCAAAATTTTGTTTCTGAGCTTGATTAATTCTGTACTTTGTATCTCGGCTATATTTCTGACGAATCTGGGCATACTCTTGTAGCAAAGAAAGATGATGCGTACAATATTTTTTTAATGATTGCTTTTCAAAGATTTTATCAAATGAGTTTCTATACTCTTGATAATTTGAAATACTGAAAGGGTAATTTGAAACAAGTTTGAATTTCTTTTTGAGTAAAATTAGAAAAATTTCAAATTCCGAATCAGAAAGTTTTTGAGTAGAAAAAACACCCAACTGCTGGGCAAAAAGAGGTTGTTCTAAAAACGAAATATCGTACTTTTTTCGAACAGGCAAAGGCAATACAGCTACGTATTCGTTATTTTTTTCTAAAATAAGAGCTTCCCAGCTAGGGGCAACACAATCTAAATACCACGAAAAAGCATAAACAACATTTTCTTTTGAATTAGAAATACATTTGTCCCATTTCTCTTTATCAATTTGGTAATGTTTTAAATGATTAGTGATTAGTGTTTAGTGATTAGTGATGAATGAAAAATACAATGGCGACCAAGTCATAAAACTGGTTACTGCTAACTGGTTACTGCTAACTGTAAAGCCATTTCCTGCTGCATTTGCTTTGCTTTTTGGGCAGCCATTTCTGCAAAATCTCTATCCTTGCTGGCATAAATAATTTGGCGAGAAGAGTTGATGAGAAGTCCACAGTCTTTTGTCATTCCAGCTTTTGAAACTTCTTCTAGGCTTCCTCCTTGCGCTCCTACCCCTGGAACTAAAAGAAAATGGTTTGGAATAATTTTTCTAATATTGGCAATATATTCTGCTTTTGTTGCACCCACTACGTACATTAGATTGTCTTCTGTCCCCCACTGCTGACTTTTTTCTAAGACTTCTTCATAGAGTTTCTTGCCATTTTTGAGTTCTAGCATTTCAAAATCTTGCGCTCCTATATTGGAAGTAAGAGCAAGCAAAATTGTCCATTTATTTTCTATTTCTAGGAACGGTTTTACAGAATCTTCACCCATATAAGGAGCAACTGTAACAGCATCGCTATTCAAGTTCTCAAAAAAAGCCTTAGCATATTGTGAAGATGTATTTCCAATATCGCCACGTTTGGCATCAGCAATTATAAAAACATCTTTTGGCAAGTATTCAATCGTCTTTTGGAGACTCTCCCAACCTTTTGTTCCTAAGGCTTCATAAAATGCTGTATTGAGTTTGTAAGACACTGCATACTTTTCTGTTGCATCAATAATGCGCTGATTGAACTCAAAAATAGGGTCTTGTGCATTCAAAAGATGAGCGGGAATTTTTTGAATATCGCTATCTAAACCAACACAGAGATACGATTTTTTAGTTTTTATTTGAGAGATAAGTTCTTGACGATTCACTTTTTATGAGAGGATTGGGCTAAAAAAAAGATTGAGGACATAATTCAGACAAAAATAGGATTAGAATTTTGTAAATAAAAATGGATTTTCTCTAATTTTTACACCTGTGTCTTTATAGCTTATTACTATTTAGCATATTTACAAAACACTATCACTTTGATATGCAAAATAAAAAAGCGTTTCAAGAATCCGTATAATATAACTTCTTACGTCTTAATTACAAAGACACCACTATTTTATATTTAATCTGAGTACTTACTTGTAAAAATTAAGGCGAAATTATAAAAAATAAACCTAACTCTATCCTTGCCTAATATTAAATAGAAATTAGTGTTTCAGCTGAATTTCGAAAATAAAAATAAGTAAAAAAACTTACTAAGTACTTCATACACTTATAATTGAGTAATCTGTAAATACTAAAGGTAATACTTTTAAATATCTCACATTTTAACTCTTAATCACATTTTTTTTCATACCTTTGCACCTTGACAGTAAAAAATTACATTTACCAATCCCTTTCAAGAGTTGAATTAATTATTAAATTATCACAAGAATAACAAAAAAAATAAAATTTAAAACAAAGAAAATTACAAAGTATACACATTTAAAATACATCAACCTTTACATTCTTTAAAGTAAGCTATTTAATTTCAAAAGCCATATCCTAATTACATCTATTATTAGATTTCCTTAAACATCCATCTTATAAATATTTTATGAAAAAAAACCTAACTTTCAGTATACTGCTATTTATAGCTTTTATTACCCACACCTATGCTCAACAACCAGATTGGAGACTTCTCAAAGAAACAGAAGGTGTTCGTGTAGAGTATCAAATACGTAACCATCAACAAAATCAATCTGAATATTATGTATTGCGTGTAAAAAACACTAATTCCCATGATGTAGCTGTAAATTGGGATTATCGTTTAAAGTATAACAATGGCACAGAGATTTATGACCCTAAAAGTGGTGAGCATCATGTAGGGCTTATCATAAAAGCAGGACAACACACAGAAGGATATCTACCAACAGCAAAAGAAGGAAGCTTTCTAGCACTCCACTATCGTTTTACAGGACAACGTGGTAAAATTGTTCCTACAGCTCTGACAAATATTACACTTGAGTTTTTTAAGGTTTTCATTCTCTAAACAAAATATTTTTGAAACAAATGTACTCTATAAATAAACTTTTTATATTTCTTACAAGCCTAATTTTTCTTTGTTGTAGCATTGGCACTACACAAAAAGCACAGGCACAATGTAATGCACAAATCACTTCTATAACTCCTACAGGTACAGCTTGCCCTAACGAAGCGATAAACTTTACAGGTTCAG
This Bernardetia sp. DNA region includes the following protein-coding sequences:
- the pyrF gene encoding orotidine-5'-phosphate decarboxylase, with product MNRQELISQIKTKKSYLCVGLDSDIQKIPAHLLNAQDPIFEFNQRIIDATEKYAVSYKLNTAFYEALGTKGWESLQKTIEYLPKDVFIIADAKRGDIGNTSSQYAKAFFENLNSDAVTVAPYMGEDSVKPFLEIENKWTILLALTSNIGAQDFEMLELKNGKKLYEEVLEKSQQWGTEDNLMYVVGATKAEYIANIRKIIPNHFLLVPGVGAQGGSLEEVSKAGMTKDCGLLINSSRQIIYASKDRDFAEMAAQKAKQMQQEMALQLAVTS